The Candidatus Binatia bacterium genome segment GGCTGCGTCTGCAGACCCATCTTCTTCGGCGGAACGCCGACCTTGATGACTCGTGCGCCGTAGTCGGCCAGGATCCGCGCGCAGCGCGTGGCCGGCCCGACCGTAGAGAAGTCGAGGATCGTGATTCCTTCAAGCGCCGCAGGTCGATTCGCCATGCGCACGTGGATACGGGTCGCTCTCGGATTTGACAACGCCGCCGGTGCGCGGCTCATAGACAGCCATGAAGCGGGTCATCACCTTCGACATGCGCGCCCCGGAGTTTGGTGCGCCCGCCCGAGAACTCTACGCCGCCGCCCTCGACCAGGTCGCGTGGGCCGACGATCTCGGATTCGAGAGCGTCGGTCTCGGCGAACACCACGGCTCCCCGGACGGCTACAACCCGTCGCCGATTCCGCTCGCCGCCGCGATGGGGGCGCGGAGCAAGCGCATCCTCCTGCGGACGTCGGTGATCCTCGCCCCGTTCTACGACACAGTCCGACTCGCCGAGGACGCCGCGGTAACGCAGCTCGCCACAAACGGGCGACTCATCCTCGGGATCGGAGGCGGCTACCGACCATCCGAGTTCGAGATGTACGGACGCCGCTTGGAGGACCGGTGGAAGACCGTCGGCGAGACGATCAAGTTCCTCCGACTCGCCTGGACCGGAGAACCGTTCGAGTGGAAAGGCCGGCGTTGCCACGTCACGCCGAAGCCAGATCCGGCACCTCCCATCATTCTTGGCGGCGGCACCAAGGCTTCGGCTCGACGCGCGGCGCGCATCGCCGACGGCTGGTTTCCTCCGTTGGATCCCCGGCTCTGGACGCCCTACCGCGAAGAGTGCGTGAAGCTCGGGAAGCCCGACCCCGGCATCTATCCGCCACACGGCCCGATCTTCCTGTGGGTCTCGAAGGAACCCGAGCGCGCCTGGGAGCGGCTCCTCCCGCACGTCCTGCATCAGCTTCGCTCCTACAGCGAGTGGACAGTCCAAGCGTACGGCCGCCCGCTGGGGCCCTACGCGGAGGACATCACCGCCGAGACCGCAAAGCAGAGCAGCGCGTACCAGGTGCTTCGGCCCGAGGAAGCGATCGCACTCGGCGAGAGCCTCGGAGAGGACGGCGTCCTGTATTTGAGCCCGCTGCTCGCCGGGATCGACCCCGCCTACGCGTGGGAGATGCTGCGTCTGTATGAGCGGGAAGTTGCGCCGTTTCTGCGCGACACCACCAGCTGATACCCGTCGATCTCGATGAAACGGTTGCTGATCGGCCTCTCCGTCCTCTTCAACGTGATCACCGTCGCCGGCGTGGGCGGGCTCTACTACATCACCGATGGGTTCGCATTCATCCGTATGCAGCAGGAACGGTTGCGGTCCCTATACGAAACGCTTCCGATCGAAGAAGGAGACGTCGTCTTCTTAGGCGACTCTATCACCGAGGGCGGTGCGTGGGACGAGCTCTTCCCGGGCATACCCGCGAAGAACCGCGGCATCGGCGGAGATACGAGCGAGGGCGTTCTCGACCGCCTCGAGACAATCACG includes the following:
- a CDS encoding LLM class flavin-dependent oxidoreductase — its product is MKRVITFDMRAPEFGAPARELYAAALDQVAWADDLGFESVGLGEHHGSPDGYNPSPIPLAAAMGARSKRILLRTSVILAPFYDTVRLAEDAAVTQLATNGRLILGIGGGYRPSEFEMYGRRLEDRWKTVGETIKFLRLAWTGEPFEWKGRRCHVTPKPDPAPPIILGGGTKASARRAARIADGWFPPLDPRLWTPYREECVKLGKPDPGIYPPHGPIFLWVSKEPERAWERLLPHVLHQLRSYSEWTVQAYGRPLGPYAEDITAETAKQSSAYQVLRPEEAIALGESLGEDGVLYLSPLLAGIDPAYAWEMLRLYEREVAPFLRDTTS